CGCGTCGAAGAGGAAGATCGGTGCGCAATCGGCCGTATGAATCCCGAGCACGACTTCGCTCTCCCGCGTCGCGATGGCGTCCCCAAGCGGCGGAGGGTCTGGCGTCCCGCCCCATGCATCCGGATCGAGGATGACGCAGTGGTTCGTGTGCCGCTGCCGCAAGGTGAGCAATGGACGATGCGCCAAGCCCATGGCCGAGAGGAATTGCGCGAACGCGCGCCCACCGTCTTCAGATCGCGCGCTCGCGATCGGCGGTCCGCCCTGTGACACCATGTCCGGCGCGCCTTGAAAAGATAGGGCGCTTGCGGCATGCTCTTGCCTCTGCCGCGTGCTCGTGGCGACGAGCACGCCGAGGGAGAGAAGGGGAACGCAGACGAGAGCTGAGAGACCGTCGGTCGTTCGGAGTTGAAAATCGCGCATGATCGTTGGCATCGGCATAGACATCGTTGAGATCGCGCGCATTGAGGCCGCGATCGCGAGATTCGGTGAGCGCTTTCTTCGGCGCGTCTTCACGCCAGCGGAGATCGCCTACTGTCAGCGATCCGCGCATCCGGCCGAACGCTTCGCCGCGCGCTTCGCCGCCAAAGAAGCAGCGCTCAAGGCCCTCGGCACCGGCAAACGCGGCGGCATTCGCTGGCATGACGTGGAGATTTTACCATCTCCGAGCGGTCAACCCCGAATCGAGTTTCACGCCGGCGCGCACGAACGTCTGCGTGCGCTCGGCGGACAGCGCGCGCATGTCTCCCTGACGCACGGGCGCGATCTGGCCATCGCCCAGGTCATCATCGAGGGATGAGACCTGAGGACAATGCCTCGCTCTCGGGAGAGGCGCAGAGATTGACGGGGATGAACGCGCGCCCACTCTGAGCTTGGCCTTGGAGCCGTCTCGTCTATCCTCGTGGCACGTAGTAGCCGCGCCGTGTGCGTACAGTGACGCCTGTTCGCGCGACGCGCACTTCGATGCGGCGCCATCGTCCGTCGCGTCGCTCCCATGTCGGGTAATAGCCGAGCGTGTACTGGTGGCCCAACTCTTGAACGATGGCCTGGAACGTCGCGTACATCTGGGCCCCGCCAGGATCGCGGATATAACGTCCGCCCGTTTGCTCGCTCAAAGTGCGCAAAGCCATGCGAGCGCGCACGACGTCAGCCGCCGAAGCGGACGCCTCATCCATGAGGTCCACGGCATAGATGGTCACATTCGCGGCCAGCGCTTCTCGAAGCGCGTCATCAAGCGATGCGCGGCTGGCCGTATCCGCTCCATCGGAGAGCAGCAGGATGGCGCGTCGCTTCTCCGGACGTTCGGCCAAGTCACGAGCGGCGCGCACCAAGCAGTCGTAGAGCGCCGTATACCCCTCGGCCTTCAGGCTCCAAATTTCTGGCTCGATCTCAGGATACGCGCCGAAGGGTTGAATCTGCGCGAATTGAGTGGCGAAGGCATAGAGGGCGAAGACGTCGTTCTCGCGCAGACCTTGAACGAAGCTGCGCGCTGCCGCTCGGGCGATCCGCAGCATGCGCTCCATACTCCCGCTGACGTCCAGCAGAATGGCTACGGCGAAGGGCGTCTCCTCGGCACTGAAGTGCGCGATCGGCTGCGGGCGCCCATCTTCGAGGATCGTGAAGTCGCGCTCGCTCAGTCTGGAGACATAGCGACCGTCGCCCCCCGTCACCGTGACGTTCATCAGTACCAGTGGAGCTTCCAAGCGAATGACGGGCTCTTGCTCGGGACGTTGCGCTCTCGCCGAGCTGAACGCAAGCGCCATGAGGATGAGCGCACTCCCTATGCGCATCTCACGTCCCCCGATCCGTGCGCGCATGCTGGCGCAAGTAGCGGGCTAGCCGCACGATCTCATCCGCACGCTCCATGACTTCGACCGAAATGACATATGCCGTGAGCGCTTTCACCGCGTCGTGCAACCGTTCGGCCGATTCGCGCAATCGTGCGAGCGCGCGCGCCGGATCTTCGGGCAACGGCTCCCGGGGAGACAGATCGCCAGCCCCGCTGATGGAGCGAATGCGACGGGCGAAACGTTCGATCTCTTGCAATAACTCCTCCGAGCGTCGGGAGTGATGGCGTTTCTCCCATTGTTCGCTCAACTCCCGCGCTCGCTTCAGGAGCTGCTCCGATGCCTCGACAGCGCGGCGATGCTCGGCCTTTCGATGTTCGATCGCCGCGCGGTCTAGAAGCTCTTGCTCCGGATCCGTGAGTGGATCGCGAGAAGCCGATTCCGGCTCTCTCTTCTCCTGCGAACGTTGAGCCTCCGCACTGGAAGGCGTTGGGGGTTTTTGGGAGGACGGCGTCGAAGACGCTTGGGATGAATGCCCCCGTGGTGCATGATCGCGGGCCTCAATCCATAGAGCGCTTCCTCTTGGGAGCGAGAGGACCAGGCTCACTCCCACAATTCCATACCACACTCGTGTCACGATCCTCAGTCGGTCCATTTCGCTCACGGTCCTACGATGCTTGCTGGTGGAACCGTCGTCCCTTCGGGGACGCGGGCTCCGGCCAATACGATCGCCCGCGCGCCGATCCGAACCCCTCGCCCGAGGCTCGTCGCTCCAACAGCGGAAGCGGCGATATGCGCCCCATTCTCGATGTGCACGTCATCCCCGATCTCGATGGTGCCGCGATCGTCCAAAGTCACATCGTTCTCGATCGTGACGTTCTCGCCGATCGCGATCTGATAACCATAGCGCCATCGCAGCCCACGATGACACACGAAATTCGCTCCGACGCGCGCGAAGATGTACGGCGCGAGGATGCGGCGCAAGCGTTGTCCCACGTGCGCATTCAGTCCCAATGGCGAGCTGTCGAACACCTGCCAGAACCAGATGAGCGGCTTCCGCTCGGCGTACTTCTGCTGGTCTACGTCCGGACTCCCCTCGGCCTCTAATGTCACGTTCCGCGGATCGAAACACGCGATCATCGCGCGTGCGGCGATTGGAAATGTGTAATCGCCGAGCTTCTGGAAGTTCGGAGCTTCGGCCAAGTAGAGCTCATAGAGCAAATCGCGCACGATCTCATTGCGATCGAGTCGCGAATCGGCCAGCTTCTCTTCAACACGGGCGAGGAAGTCCTCGAAGATCGTCTCGATGAGTCCAACAGGACGTCCGACTTTGTACTCCGACATGCTCCCTACTCCCTCGGTTCGGATGAATTCCCTCTCTAGCATAGCACGATGGACAGGCGTGTCAATGCGAGGCCGAGTATAATGTGACGGTTTGAAACGACGGACGAAGTCGAGGAGGTTCGAGTATGAACATTCCGCTCGGCGCTTCGGGGACTAAGACGTGGACAGTGACGCGGGAGTTAACGATCGCGCGCCTGGATGCTCGCCTCCCGGAGGCCTTCGCGACGCCGATGATGATCTACCTAATGGAGATCGCGGCGGCCGAGGCGATCCAGCCCTATCTCCCGAGCGGATGGATTTCGGTTGGCGTCTCCGTATCGGTGCGGCATCTGGCGGCAACGCCGACGGGGATGAGGGTGACGGCCCGCGCGGAAGTCATCGCGGTGGATGAGCGTACGGTCACCTTCGCCATCGAAGCGTATGATGAGCGGGAGAAGATCGGCGAGGGCACGCACGTGCGCGCGCCAGTGGAGTTGGCGCGCTTCCTTCAGCGGCTCACCCAGAAGGCCGGGACTTCGGGCGAAGGCTTCCGCGAGGATCACGCCGAAAGCGCGTAAGCCGGGGACTCATCGCCGCAGGCCTTCGAGCTTATGCTGTTCGCTGGCGCTCGGATGGCAGACCATACAGGAGGCTTGGCCTCGCTCCTCAAAGTCGGAGACCAAGGCGTAGGTCAGGCCGCGATCTGACCAAGAGAGGACTTTCCATCCGTTGATCTCCTCGAAATGGAAGACTAGGCCCTGGGAGCGAATCTCTTCGCCCCCAGAAGGACGGGCGACCGTCTCCGAGGTGACCAATAGCGAGATCGGGCGATTGCGCATGCGGTAGGTGATATAGGCTGCGTAGTCATTTTTGAATCCTACCAAGCGCGCGCCTTCCAGTTGATAGGGCTTCGGCTGGCCGGGGAGTTCGCGAAAGCTCGGGAGCTTCAGGTTGAAGGGGACCTTATCAGCGAACCAGGCCGAGATCTCTTCAGGGGACTGACTGAGAATCTCAAGCGGGAGTTGTCCGCGCACCCAGCGTTGGTGCGTGTCCACGGCCAAAAGGGCAAATTCCGAACGGCGGTTCCCGGGATCAGCCCATGAGCGACGGACGCTATCGTAGACGTAGGCCCGGAAGACAAACACCGCCAGGACCACGGCGACTACGCCGAGCGCCCATGCGAAGACGCGCATGCGGGATCCGGATGGGCGCGCCCACAACTGCTCGATGTGCCTGCGGACTCCCTCGGGCACGGTGTAGAGCGGCCGCGCGTGCGCGAGCAGGGCCATGAAGCGCTGCTCGCGCTCCAAGCGCACGCGGCATTCTGCGCATTGGGCGACGTGCTCCTCGAATCGCTGGCGCTCTTCGCCTTCCAACTCCTCGTCCAGATACAGCTCGATCAGATGGACGATGTGTTCACTCATAGGCCTCTCCTGCTCCGCGAATCCTCTTACTCGCCGTATGCCCCTCTTCTTTCGGCACATTCACAGTGCCCACCACGTGATGATTCAATCGTTTCCGCAACTCGGCGCGAGCGCGACTGATGCGCGACATGACCGTCCCTGCCGGACAGCCGATGATTGCGGCGATCTGGCTGTAGCTGAATCCCTCCAGGAATCGCAAGACGATGACCTCGCGATAGACGGCGGGCAGACTCTCAATAGCGTGGCGAATCTCCTGTCCGAGGGAACGTTGTTCGTGCATGACATCCGGACGATGTCGTTCGTCGGCGAGAGGGCGCCCCCTCATTCCCTCATCCTCCTCTTTAACGTCCAGTTCCTCGGTATCCTGCTGTCGCCGCTTTCGCCGCTGGTCGTTGATCCAGATGTTCCGCATGATCGTGAAGAGCCAAGCCTTGACATCGCCGGTCGGCAATCTCTGGGCCGCACCACGAAACGCGCGAAGATACGTCTCCTGCACCAAATCCTCCGCCTCCGTTCGGTCTCGCGTGAGCGCCATGGCGAAGTTGTACAGTCCCTCCAAATATTCCAGGGCTTGGCGCTCGAATTCGCGCTCGGCGTGATTCTGCGCTCGCCATCGCCGAATCATCGTCAACCCTCGCCGCGAGAGCGCTCTCGGACGCTCGGCGCAAGCGTCATCGCTGCTCGCTCACTGAGAGAACACACTCGAGCGCGCCATTTATTCCCCGCGATTCCAAGGCTTCAGGGAATGGTGATCTCGACCTGGTTCGACTCGGCTACATTCCCGGCATTGTCGAAGACGCGGATCAGGAAATAATACGTGCGCCGTGGGAGGTCCAGGGGAAGCGTCCAGGTTTCGATCGTCCCCGCCGGTTGCGGACGCGGTGGATCTTTGACCCGAGTGGCGAAGCGCAACGTGCTCGTCGTGATTGGCGACACGCTGTAACGAATATCGTAGAAAGCGGCCTGCCCCACGCGATCGTCATCTCCGGTCGCCGTCCAAGTGAGCGCGAGTGAAGCGGCACCGCTCATGAGACGCAAATCGGTAATCGGGGCTGGTGGGACCTCATCTCGATCGAGGGCGCGAAAGGCATTCACTCGTCCACCGGAGACGAGTTTCCCGGCCAGCTCTGGGATCCGATCGACGTTGGCCAGAAGGCGGACTTTCACCTGAATCGGCGCACTTTCGGGATAAGCCGAGTAGATCAACGCGGCGATACCGCTCACGATGGCCGTCGCTTGAGAGGTCCCATTCCCAGTGATGGTGCCACTGCTGCGTCCCAGCTCCGCCGAAAGATTCCGCGTCGTGAGGCCAAGGATCGCTACGCCCGGTGCCCCGATGTCCACGTTCACCCGCCCGTAGTTAGAAAAAGAAGCGAGCTGATTGAACCGATCCGTGGCCGCCACGGCGACGACGTTGTCAAGCCGCGTCGTGAGATACGAAGGGAGATAGGAGGCGACGTCGTTGTTTTGCCCATCGTTTCCAGCCGCAGCAAGGGCAATAAGGCCTGCGTCGTTGGCCGCGCTCAACGCGCGTTCGAGTCCAAGGCTCGTTCCCGGTCCGCCGAAGCTCATGTTGAGGACGCGCACGCCAAAGGGAGCCATCGTCACAGCGTAGTTCACGGCTTGGATGATCGCGGACGTCGGAAAATTCCCTCGTTCGTCTCCTGCTTTCAACGGAAGGAGGCGACTGCCCCAACTGACGCCGGCGATATCCAGGGCATTGTTGGTCTCGGCGGCTGCCAGGCTGCACATCCACGTCCCGTGTCCATTCTCATCGTCGGGCTCATTATCTCGGCGGATGAAGTCCCATCCGGAGACGTCGTCCACGAAGCCGTTGCGATCATCGTCCACGCCGTTGTTAGGGATCTCTCCGGGATTGACAAACAGCTTCCGCGCGAGATCGGGATGCGTGGCGTCAATGCCAGTGTCGATGACGGCGATGACCACGTTCGGGTTGCCCGTCGTGATGTCCCACGCCTCTGGGGCCCCGATATCCGCGCGTCGCTCCAAGAAGACGTTGCGGTCGCGAAGATACCATTGAAGGCCGAAGAGCGGATCGTTGGGCACGATTTGGGGACGGAGCACGATATCGGGTTCGGCGAATTCGATCGCCGTCGGATACCGGCGCATGAGCGTCTCCGCCAATCGCGGAGGATCAACGGGGTGGTCGAACTTGAGCAGCATCAGACGGTCTAAGCCAAAGCGTTCCAGAAGGAGTGCGGCCTCCGAGAGCGAGCGCGGCGCTCGTCGCGCCAGCACTTGACTCGCCCTCTGGCGATCGCGGGGGAGAGGGAGCGCGGGACTCAGGCGCACGATCTCGCGGAGCCCAGCCATCCTGACGAGGTCTCGAAAGATCCCTTCCGGCTGCTTCTCGGCGGCGACTGTAGCTTCGGACGGAAGCGGCACGCCCGGACGGAAGCCGACGATCAGGTGAGTGGGGACATATTGCGGTCGCTTCGATTGAGCAAAAGCCGACGGAATGGGTAAGTGAGCCGAACGCTTCATCGCGCCACCAGCGGCGGCCCACAGGATCAGGAGGAAGCTGAGCGCGATACGAAGGCGCCTCTGCGCAGCCTCAACAGTCTGAGGTCGGTCGCTCCCGCTCGCGCAGGACGACGCGCGAATGCGATGCCGAACCCGTCTCATCGCCTGGTCAGTGTAGCACCGGTCGAGAGCATCCACAAGCTCATCCCGGCGGATCGAGTCCCTCGCGATTTCAGACTTCACATCAACGCTGTGCGCTAACTGAGAAAAACGGATTCGCGTCGTGGAGGGAGTCAGGAGGGGTCTCGATCTATCGTAAGACTCGGCAATTTCGGGATTTAGTTCGAAAGTGGTGAATCTCCAAAGAGGTCATGCGCTGGATTCGACAAAACAAGCGCGTCGCGTCCAAAATCTCCTTGACATTGCGAGGGGCGAAACCTACAATACGGGCCAATGGAGTCAGGAGCATATGCGAGCGGCGAAAGGAGATGGAGGCGGCCTCGTTGGTCTTGGGCGATGGCGTGCTGGCGCATCCCACGAGCGTCTCCTATGGCGATGAGTGGAGCGCTGAAGGGCCCGTGCGAGCGGACAGGCCCATGCGACGCGCGAACGTTCTCGTGAAGGAGCGAATGGATGAGGAGTAGGGGCTGCGGACATCGAGTGGTGAGATGGGGAATCGGGTGCGCCGTGCTCGTCCTCATGGTTGGAGCGTGGACAAGCCGTGGGTCGGCGGAGATGGCCGATGAATCGGTGGCCGAGAGTCGCGGACCGCATCCTTTGGCATTGAAGGGAGAAAATCCCCCCGCGCGCGCAATCCTGGGTGAGGTGATCATCGTCGGGGATGGTCTTGTGCGGCTCAATGGCGTTCCGATCTTTTGGGGAAGCGCCGTCGTGGACGGGAGCGATATTGAGACGACATCGAGCATGGCCTTTGTGCGGTTGCGCGACAGCCGGGGAGTAATCTTCATCGGCCCGACCAGTCGAGTGCGGATCGCGCGCGAGCGCTCGCGCGTACGCGTGCGTGTGCTCTACGGTGAGGCGACGATCCGAAGTCAAGACGAGATCGAAGTCGAAGGGCCGGATCGTTCCCTTCGCTTGAGTCCGCGACATGGTCAAGGGACATCGAAGGGAGCAGCGATTTATTCGCTCTTCGTGCGCGAGGAGAGGCTGTTCGTTCGCCCGGTGGATGAGCGCTCTCGGTCCAGTGAGACGCTTCGTGCCATCGCGCCAGAAATGGTCGCGGGGCTCGCTATGTTGCCGCTTTTACAGCGGGACGAGCGCGCGCGCGTGGGATATTCGCCGGGACCGATGCTTGTGCCGGACGTGACCGAGCGCCCCCCACTGGTGATTCAGTGTCGGGCAGAGAAGCTGTTTGGTTATGGGCTTCGGGTCGTCGGGCGAGTCGCCTTGGGCACGACGCCGATTGGAGGAGCACCTGTGATCGTCCGCGTGCTGTTTCGGAATCGGCTTCCTAGCCTGACAGTGATGAATGTCGTCACAGGGGCTGATGGACCTTTCCTCGGCCACTACCAGGCCCTCTTTGCGGCGACGCCCGCTGATCTGGCGGCTGGAGGCGTCGTCGAAGTCGTGACGCAAGTCGGGCGGGAGATCGCCACTAACCGGTGTGGGTTTTGAACGCGAGCCGGGGCGTCCCGGCACGGCGTGAAGCAAAGGGAGAGGGGGTTATGGGGATTTTGAACCTCGCGATTATTTTCGGACTTTGTGGGAGCGTTCTGGTGGAGGGAACGCAGGCGCCGAGCGCGCGCCCACCAGCTCCTGCTGTCCAAGAAGGGCAGCAAGGGGCGCCGCCGATGCTCTCGTGGCCCGATGAGGAGGAGGAATATGTCATTGGCCCCGAAGACGTGTTGGAGATTCGCGTCTTCGAGCAACCGGATCTGAGCGGCGAGGTGCGCGTCTCCCTCAAAGGATACATTCGCATCCTCCCCTTTCCGGAGCCGATCAAAGCCGCGGGATATACGGAGCATCAACTGGCCGAGATCATTCGCGAGAAGCTCATGGCCTTATTCAAGAATCCCCAGGTGGTCGTTCGCGTGAAAGAGTCGCGCAGCCGATTTGTGGCTGTGATCGGCGCGGTCCGCAAGCCGGATCGGTATGAGGTCGTGCGCGGCATGCGCCTGCTGAATCTCTTAGCGGCGGCCGGAGGGGTGACTGAAAATGCGGGCAATATGGTGCACATCATCCGCACGGGGAAGCGGCCCGTGCGATCGGCAGAAGCGGAGCGCCCTTCGAGCGAGAATGAAGTGGAACCGCAATTGGAGATCGTGGACCTCCGACAGCTACTGAGCGGACAGTGGGACTTGGTCAACACGCGCGTCTATCCGGGAGACATCGTGAGCGTGCCCGAGGCCGATCAGATCTTCGTGACGGGGAACGTCGTCAGCCCCAACGCCTTTCGGATTCGCGGCGATATGACGCTCACCAAGGCGATCGCGCTCGCTGGCGGTCTGCGTCCGCATTCTCAGAAGAACAAGGTGACAATCCTGCGACACGTGCCGGGACGAGGCGAGCGGGTGGAGATCGTTGTGGACTTAGATAAGGTGGAGCGCGACCAGGTGAAGGACGTGCCGCTTGAGCCCAACGACATCGTCTTCGTGCCTTCCTCCTCGATGCGCAACGTGGGGATGGCGATGTTGAACGCGTTCAGCTTGGGAGCGGCTTCGCAGCTGATCTGGCTCTTACGATGAAGTGGGGAGGAGATTCGTATGGCTGAGTCCAACGAGAAGCCTTCTCTTCCAGCGACGCCCCCGGAGCGGTCGTCGCTGCAGGCTCCCGGGGCAGCGTCAGGGCCTGTGATGAAGTTCTATCCGGCGAGCGTCTTTCGCGAGGAGGAGGGAAGGGAGCGCGATGTCCATTTGCTCGACTATTGGCGGGTGATCAAAAAGCGGCGATGGATCGTGTTGAGCGTCCTGTTGGTGGTCGTCACCATCGTGACGATCCGCATGTATCAATTGCCGGTCATCTACGAGGCCACGGGGCGGATCATCATCAATCCGCAATTGCCCCTGCGGGTGACGCGGGAGAGGGAGACCAGCGCTGATCTCTCCTCCAACGACGCGCAGTATCTGGAGACGCAGCAGAACGTCTTGCGGAGTCGCGAGCTGGCGCGGCGCGTCATCGAGGCGCTCCATTTGGAGCGACATCCGGAGTTCGCCGACATCACGACGCGCGTCGCGGATCCGGATCGGCGGCGCGTGTTGCTCATTGATCGCTTCCTGGCGAATCTCAAGGTCGAACTCGTGCGCAATACGCGCGTGGTGGCCGTCACCTACAGCGCGCACGATCCGCAGTTGGCGGCGCGCGCCGTCAATGAGTTGTTCACCCAGTACGGCGAGTACATGCTCGAGGCGCGCTCGGATTCGACCCGCAAGGCGACCGAGTGGTTGCAGGAGCAATTGGCCCTTTTGCGCGATCGCGCCGAGAAGGCGCAAGAGGAGTTGGTTCGCTATAGCCGAGAGAACGAAATTGTGCAGCTCAGCGAGAATCAGACGATCACGGTCGAGCGATTGGCCGATTTGAATCGGCGCTTGATCGAGGCCGAGACCGATCGCATTCGGGCCGAGACGCTCTATCGGCTGAGTCGCGAAGGCGAAGTGGATGCCTTGCCTCCGGTATTGGCCGATCCGCAGATTCAGGCATTGAACGCTCGCTTGGCCGAGCTGCGGCAAGAGTTGGCGCAGCTCAATGTCGAATATCAACCGACGCATCCGCGCGTCGCTCGCGTGCGCGAGCAGATCGCCGAAGTCGAACGCCAACTCGTGCTAGCCAAGCGGCGTATTTTGGCCAACATTGAGGCCGAATACAAAGCGGCCGTGCGACGGGAGAGCGATCTTCGTGCGGCCTTAGAGCGGCAGCGGGCCGAGACGCTCCGTCAGAACGAGCGAGCCATCGAATTGAGCTTGCGCAAGCGCGAGGTGGAGGTGACGACGCAACTTTATGAGGGCTTGCTCGAGAAACTCAACGACGTGAAGTTGCTCTCGACGTTGACGACCACCAACGTTCAAATTCTCGATAAAGCCGAGATTCCCTTGCGCCCAGCGCGGCCCCGCAAGCTCTTCAACATCGGACTCAGCGTGCTCGTCGGACTCATCCTCGGCGTTGGCCTCGCCCTCTTCGTCGAGTATTTGGACAACACGGTCAAATCTGCCGAGGACGTGGATCGCCTGCTCGGCCTGCCGGTGCTCGGATTAGTGCCGGCGTTGGAGAGCTTGGAGCGGAAGCGATGGGCCACTTTGCCGCGCCTCCATCGAGCGAAGGAGGAGGAGCGCCCGGTCCTCATCAGTCAGCGGCAGCGGTCGAGCTTCGCCGAGGCCTTCCGCACATTGCGCACCTCGGTTTTGCTCTCGCATGCCGAACATCCGCCGCGCACGATCCTATTCACCTCAAGTAGTCCGGGCGAAGGGAAGACGACGACCGCCGTCAACACGGCGATCTCGCTCGCGCAAATGGGCGCGCGCGTCCTTCTCATCGATGGCGACTTGCGCAAGCCCGGGCTTCACAAAGCCCTGAACGTGAAGAATCATCCGGGGCTCTCGGCCTATCTGACGCGTCCGCTCGAGGTGGATGCCGTTATCCTTCATCAACCGGCGGAGAATCTCTTCGTGATCCCCGCCGGCGCGATCCCACCGAATCCCTCGGAACTCCTGGGATCGGCCAAGATGCGGGAGTTGCTCGCGCAGGTGAGCGAGCGCTACGACTTCATATTGGTGGATTCGCCCCCGGCTTCCACGCCCGATGCGCTCGTGCTCTCGGCGCTGGTGGATGGCGTCATCCTCATCATTCGCTGCGGAGAGACGCCGCGCGAGTTGGTGCATCGTGCGCATCAGGCACTCCTGGATGTGAACGCGCGCATTTTCGGCGTCGTTCTCAATCGCGTGGACGTGACTCAGGACGGATACTCGTACTACTACCGCTACTACTACGCGAGCGATCGCGAGGCGGAAGAGCGCGAGGAACGCGCGGGAACGCCTCCGACGATCGCCGACGACCGTTCGTCTTCGGAAGGCGCGTCGTGATTGATCTGCATTGCCATCTTCTGCCCGGCGTGGACGATGGGCCGAGGACGTGGGAAGAAGCCATCGCGCTCGGCGTTCGGCTTGCGGAAGAAGGGGTCACGCTCGCTGTGACCACGCCCCATGTCTTTTGGGGACGTTCTCCGAATCCCGCGCCGGAGCAGATTCAAGAGGGCGTCGCACAGTTGAACCGAGCGCTCCAGGGGCGCTTGCGCGTCCTCCCGGGCGCGGAGGTGCGGATCGTCCCCGAACTGAGGGCGTGGGCCGACCGCGTGATGCGTTCGGCGGTAGATGGAGATCGGGCGCTTCTTCTGAACGGCACATCGTATGTGCTCTTGGAATTTCCGTCCGAGGTCGTTCCTTCGGGCGCCGACCGGCTCTTCTTCGAGCTGCTGACGGCTGGGGTTCGACCGATCCTCGCGCATCCTGAGCGAAACGCCGCACTGCGGCATCGGCCCGAGCGATTGCGTCACTTCGTGGCGCAAGGATGCTACGTTCAAGTGGACGCCCCCTCTCTTCTCGGGGATTATGGACGCGAGGCGCAACGAGTCGCTCAGCGCTGGATCGAGGCGGGGTGGGCGCACGTCATCGCATCCGATGCGCATAGCCTTCGCACGCGCCCGCCCAAGTTGCGACGCGCTTGGGAG
The window above is part of the Blastocatellia bacterium genome. Proteins encoded here:
- a CDS encoding S8 family serine peptidase; protein product: MRRVRHRIRASSCASGSDRPQTVEAAQRRLRIALSFLLILWAAAGGAMKRSAHLPIPSAFAQSKRPQYVPTHLIVGFRPGVPLPSEATVAAEKQPEGIFRDLVRMAGLREIVRLSPALPLPRDRQRASQVLARRAPRSLSEAALLLERFGLDRLMLLKFDHPVDPPRLAETLMRRYPTAIEFAEPDIVLRPQIVPNDPLFGLQWYLRDRNVFLERRADIGAPEAWDITTGNPNVVIAVIDTGIDATHPDLARKLFVNPGEIPNNGVDDDRNGFVDDVSGWDFIRRDNEPDDENGHGTWMCSLAAAETNNALDIAGVSWGSRLLPLKAGDERGNFPTSAIIQAVNYAVTMAPFGVRVLNMSFGGPGTSLGLERALSAANDAGLIALAAAGNDGQNNDVASYLPSYLTTRLDNVVAVAATDRFNQLASFSNYGRVNVDIGAPGVAILGLTTRNLSAELGRSSGTITGNGTSQATAIVSGIAALIYSAYPESAPIQVKVRLLANVDRIPELAGKLVSGGRVNAFRALDRDEVPPAPITDLRLMSGAASLALTWTATGDDDRVGQAAFYDIRYSVSPITTSTLRFATRVKDPPRPQPAGTIETWTLPLDLPRRTYYFLIRVFDNAGNVAESNQVEITIP
- a CDS encoding polysaccharide export protein — its product is MGILNLAIIFGLCGSVLVEGTQAPSARPPAPAVQEGQQGAPPMLSWPDEEEEYVIGPEDVLEIRVFEQPDLSGEVRVSLKGYIRILPFPEPIKAAGYTEHQLAEIIREKLMALFKNPQVVVRVKESRSRFVAVIGAVRKPDRYEVVRGMRLLNLLAAAGGVTENAGNMVHIIRTGKRPVRSAEAERPSSENEVEPQLEIVDLRQLLSGQWDLVNTRVYPGDIVSVPEADQIFVTGNVVSPNAFRIRGDMTLTKAIALAGGLRPHSQKNKVTILRHVPGRGERVEIVVDLDKVERDQVKDVPLEPNDIVFVPSSSMRNVGMAMLNAFSLGAASQLIWLLR
- the acpS gene encoding holo-ACP synthase, with the protein product MIVGIGIDIVEIARIEAAIARFGERFLRRVFTPAEIAYCQRSAHPAERFAARFAAKEAALKALGTGKRGGIRWHDVEILPSPSGQPRIEFHAGAHERLRALGGQRAHVSLTHGRDLAIAQVIIEG
- the pgeF gene encoding peptidoglycan editing factor PgeF, which produces MPMPTIMRDFQLRTTDGLSALVCVPLLSLGVLVATSTRQRQEHAASALSFQGAPDMVSQGGPPIASARSEDGGRAFAQFLSAMGLAHRPLLTLRQRHTNHCVILDPDAWGGTPDPPPLGDAIATRESEVVLGIHTADCAPIFLFDARTRARAAVHAGWRGTLGRIVERTVQAMVEHFGTRPEDCYAAIGPTIGPCCYEVGPDVLEPFHQTFPYAAALFSSPTASGTAHLDLVEANVRQLLACAIPRAQIFTSGLCTACHPQLFFSHRRDFRTHGRVGRMLSIIATVRP
- a CDS encoding zf-HC2 domain-containing protein, which gives rise to MSEHIVHLIELYLDEELEGEERQRFEEHVAQCAECRVRLEREQRFMALLAHARPLYTVPEGVRRHIEQLWARPSGSRMRVFAWALGVVAVVLAVFVFRAYVYDSVRRSWADPGNRRSEFALLAVDTHQRWVRGQLPLEILSQSPEEISAWFADKVPFNLKLPSFRELPGQPKPYQLEGARLVGFKNDYAAYITYRMRNRPISLLVTSETVARPSGGEEIRSQGLVFHFEEINGWKVLSWSDRGLTYALVSDFEERGQASCMVCHPSASEQHKLEGLRR
- a CDS encoding thioesterase family protein is translated as MNIPLGASGTKTWTVTRELTIARLDARLPEAFATPMMIYLMEIAAAEAIQPYLPSGWISVGVSVSVRHLAATPTGMRVTARAEVIAVDERTVTFAIEAYDEREKIGEGTHVRAPVELARFLQRLTQKAGTSGEGFREDHAESA
- a CDS encoding sigma-70 family RNA polymerase sigma factor, with product MIRRWRAQNHAEREFERQALEYLEGLYNFAMALTRDRTEAEDLVQETYLRAFRGAAQRLPTGDVKAWLFTIMRNIWINDQRRKRRQQDTEELDVKEEDEGMRGRPLADERHRPDVMHEQRSLGQEIRHAIESLPAVYREVIVLRFLEGFSYSQIAAIIGCPAGTVMSRISRARAELRKRLNHHVVGTVNVPKEEGHTASKRIRGAGEAYE
- a CDS encoding VWA domain-containing protein, whose protein sequence is MRIGSALILMALAFSSARAQRPEQEPVIRLEAPLVLMNVTVTGGDGRYVSRLSERDFTILEDGRPQPIAHFSAEETPFAVAILLDVSGSMERMLRIARAAARSFVQGLRENDVFALYAFATQFAQIQPFGAYPEIEPEIWSLKAEGYTALYDCLVRAARDLAERPEKRRAILLLSDGADTASRASLDDALREALAANVTIYAVDLMDEASASAADVVRARMALRTLSEQTGGRYIRDPGGAQMYATFQAIVQELGHQYTLGYYPTWERRDGRWRRIEVRVARTGVTVRTRRGYYVPRG